DNA from Deltaproteobacteria bacterium:
TTGCAACGTAGAGATTCAGCTCTCTTCGTGATTGAGTAAGGGTGCTATAGATGTCAGTTACAAACTGATCAGATAATTTTTCATCAGGTCTGTCGTCGAGCTTCGAAATCAATTCGCGAATTTGTCCAATGGTCAGTTCCAGTAATTCCCGATCCTTTGAAACTGAGTCCGGCAATTTTTTTGGTATCCGCATCAATGCCGCAAGCGGAGTTCGAAGATTGTGGCGAACCTGCTGTGCTACTTCGCTTTTAACGAGCTGCTTTTCTACTTCGAGGTCTTTCCTAAACTGCTCACTTAGCCGTCGCTTCATAAACTGAGTTTGCGGAATCGAAACAAGATTTAAGATAAGCCACAAATAAAACGCGTAGGGAACCAAGCTAAAGCGATCAAACTCAAAAGTGATTTTATCAGATGAAATTGAAGATAAACTGACCTCGACCGGGACGGTTATCGAGTCCGTGGTAAGTGACCTCAGAAATCCAGTGTCGCTAAAAACCTCAGCTTTCGGTGGTAAAACAAATGAGCGGCCAGGTTGCTCAGACTGGTAGTGAATCTTTTCAAAATTAGCTAGGCGCGCTTCTTGTAAGATCAGACTTGCCTCTCGAAAGTCGTCTAGCTTGACCATCCTTGAAAGAAAACGCGTTGTTTCTTCGGCGACGGATTGAACATGAAGCGCGTTTAGCACAACGGACAATCCGCAAAAAATCAATAAGCCCAACGCCGAAATGACGTACTGTCTTTTTTCAAATTGCTTTATCCGCTGTGCAGGAGTTTGGTTCACTGAACTTCCCCCTGGGCTTGCAAAACAAATCTTGAAGTTCTCAGCGGCGCATCTTTTAAGATTATTATCAGCGAATGAAAAACTTCGACATTTTTTAAAATTGGAATTTGAAACGCACCAATTTGTTCGCCGTAGTTTTCTTTTTTTTCTAGAAGGGGAACAATCTTCTCTAAAAAATTAGAGTCGATGTGCCATGGGGTAGTCGGTTCAACAATTTCAATGTTAGCGTCCTTCTCGATAAGCCAAGCAAAATTAGGCAGGGCCTCAAGTAATGATCTACGCAGGCAATTATCTAAGGAATCTGAAAGTGCAAATCCCAACGACCGCTTTTGGCTTGGAACTGATTCAATTGAACAAACGACTCCAAAAATATCATCAGGAGTCGCCATTCGATAAAATGAAACTTCTGAATTTGAATTTTGATTCCGAAACTTTTCGGCCAACTCACAGTTTGCTGTGAGTTTTTGAAATGGCGTATGAGTTTGAATATGTTTTTCGAGATAAAATCTTTCGAGCGCTTCAAATCGTGCATGAGGCATCGGATCAATAGTAGCCGCTGCTGCAAAGCCAACTGAATCAAATCCAAAATTTTTACAGATGAGTCTTTCGATTGCTTCTGCGACTGATTTTTCTAAAGCGATATCTCGGCGCGCATCAACACCCCGCCCTTCGGCCTCAATACCATTCCATGTTACGACGGTTGAAAAATCAAACAGACCAGAAAGAAATCTTTCCGGCCAACTGAACTCCTTAAATCTGGGGTTCAGTGCCTGACGATTCGAATAGAGCCAAGCGGCTAACGAAGTTTTATTCGCCATAACTGATTATTCGCATAGAGTTCAGATAATTCCATTTTCCAAGGTTTTCTTACTAGCGCAGCATAAGGCGACGCGATCAAAGGAATAATTGCTGGTTCAGATAAAGCGTGAAAATGCAGATCCTTTAACTTATGAATTCGCAAAGCCTTATCGTCAGTTGCCATGTAATCAGCTAACCACGCGGTCCGTTCGGACTTTTTCAACCCCAACAGTCCAGCGTTCAAAGAATAGGAAATCAGACTGATGTCTTCCATGAAACCAGTGTCAGTTGTCGCAACCCACGCGTGGGGAATGTCATTTTCTTTGTCGTACTTTTTAAAGTCAGGCACGTTGGTTTCTTGGTAGCAGTCGGCTTCAGGCAATTCTTTATTAATCGCAGAAACCCATTCTTGAATCGCTCCTCGCTTGATGACGCCGAGTTTAAAATGTTTTTTAGGAGCCACGAGTGTTTGCGTGCGAACTTTTTGAAGACGTTCCTGTTGTTCGACTGTCAAACCGCCTTCGCCAAGACTCGGGAAGAATTCAGCCCGCTGCTCGAAGCCTGGGACATTCGGAAAAATACTTGAAAATGCTACTTTCATTCTCTCGCCAATAAAACGGCGTTCCGCAGGAGAAAGTTCTTTTTGCCCGCGCTCAGTGAAAACAATAAAAAGGCTTCGAATCTTCATAGTGACATGACTTTCGAAATCTGAATTCTTTGCGGCAAAGGCGATCAGTTCATCTGCTTTCGACGCATCAACAGTGGTTAGATGGTCTACGCGTCCTTCCTTCAGAGCTACTAGGCTTGCACCTTTTGTTGCTGAATCTGTCGGAACAAGAATTATTTGTTCGGGAACATCATTTGTCGCAAAGTAGTGATGCTTATTCAATTGAAGACTAATATTTCCGTTTCCGTCATCTTCAGCCACTGAATAGGGACCACTTGTTTCGGCATAGTTGATGATCTTCAAAGTTTTTGGATCAACACTTGATTGCGGAATGATTGCAAAATCAATCGCACCCAGCATCGGCAATAAAAATGACTTTCTTCCTTTGGCACTTAAAAATACGTGCTCGTTATCTTGTCTGATACCAGGACAAGGATCTTCAACAGTTTTTAGTTCAATGCCAGGGCATACGATGTCTTTGAAATTGCCGTGAGTATTTCCAGATAAAACGAGCAGTCTTTTAAGCGAGAAAACCACATCGCTCGGAGTGATAGGTGCGCCCGAAATGGTTTTTAAACTTTTTCTGATCGTAAGTTTTAACTCGTCGCCAACCCAATCAACTTTTTCTGCGACTCCGGGCTCAATAGAGCCATCCTTCGAAATTTCGACAAGCGGAGAAAACATATTTTCTAAAAAAATGTACTCGTAGTCGAGATTGATATTAGTTGGCTCATATGCTGTGGCCTTCAGTTTGACTGGAAAGGCCACTCTCAATGTTTTGTCTTTATGTGTATTTCTCATAGAGAGAACTCCTCCGACGGCTAGCACCAAGCCGAGTAAAATAAAATATTTGATGTTTGCCGTTTTCATATAATCCTACTTTGTGATGCCTGAAGCGCCAACGCAGATTGTGGTAGGATGCGTACCGCCACGTTCAATGTGTCCCTCTGCTTCCAGAACGCTTAAAATATCTTCGTCGAATTGAACGCACTGATTTTGCGACGAGACCAAAGTTTTTGTATTGCCGAGAATCCGAATTGCCCAGGCAATTTGCTGCTTTTCCAGCGCAGTTAACTTTTGCGCATTTTGAACGTCGGCCAGTGCCGTGAGATTTCCTCCCAGTAGTCCTGCCAGAATTAACATAATAGATTTTTTCATACTTCGACCTCCTCGTCGCTTGATCGTTTTAATTCAATTCCATATTTTTTCATTTTCTCTCTGACTGTGCTGCGACTGATCGCAAGCATTCGAGCAGCCCCTGCAATGGAGCCACTTTCTTCAAGCGCCTTGAGTACAATTCGTTTTTCGTCGGTCATCTGACTGAATTTCAAAGTCGTCAGATCTGGCGCCTTCTTTTTTCCGGCGGCTAGGTCACTTCTTGTTTTGAGTAAACTCGCATCCAGATGGTCACCCGACGATAGATTCACCAAAAATCGAATGCAGTGCTCAAGCTCTCTGACGTTCCCTTGCCACGGTATTCTTTTAAGTTCTTCGACAGTAGACTCAAGAAGAATTTTATTTTGATTTGTTTCTAAGTTTGTTTTTTCAAGAAAGGCTTGCGCCAAAATCGCGATATCTTCGGGACGCTCGCGAAGCGGTTTGATCGTGATTGGCAACACATTCAGTCGAAAGAAAAGATCTTCCCGAAATAATTTTTCAGCAATGAAAGCTTCTAAAGGAGCATTGGTCGCAGCGATCAAGCGAAAATCAATTTTGCGGCTCTCGGTTGAGCCAACAGGCGTGATACATTTTTCTTGAAGCACGCGTAGCAAACTCGACTGAAGGTGTTTCGCCATATCGCCGATTTCATCTAAAAAGATAGTTCCGCCACTGGCAGCCTCAAAGAAACCTTTACGGCTGCGGGCTGCTCCGGTGAAAGCACCTTTTTCGTGGCCAAAGAATTCGCTTTCGATCAGATTTTCTGGAATAGCCGAACAGTTGACGGCAATAAAAGGTTTGCCACTT
Protein-coding regions in this window:
- a CDS encoding HAMP domain-containing histidine kinase, with amino-acid sequence MNQTPAQRIKQFEKRQYVISALGLLIFCGLSVVLNALHVQSVAEETTRFLSRMVKLDDFREASLILQEARLANFEKIHYQSEQPGRSFVLPPKAEVFSDTGFLRSLTTDSITVPVEVSLSSISSDKITFEFDRFSLVPYAFYLWLILNLVSIPQTQFMKRRLSEQFRKDLEVEKQLVKSEVAQQVRHNLRTPLAALMRIPKKLPDSVSKDRELLELTIGQIRELISKLDDRPDEKLSDQFVTDIYSTLTQSRRELNLYVAKTVQLQFDIDDMISSALVAHVPFELRAVLGNLITNSIEALGADGRILVRAKDNGGEIEISVSDTGKGVASENLHRIFEKNFSSGKPNGSGIGLSHAKEHIDDWGGSVLAESVLGVGTSITIRLPVKDRAAWYVPRLKFNSKSKIYVLDDQEAGRELWRLKLDESKLLPQTNFAADGKGLGSLSQEVLTNPEDFTLLFDYDLGSGENGLSMLEKMPAGAARCLVTGNFDNDEIRNACSRLGVLLVPKSQISEIPFVVR
- a CDS encoding sigma-54-dependent Fis family transcriptional regulator; its protein translation is MSAFLSDEGFFVRAAASGDEGVALVRQKVIPFSLALVDFHMPDVGGPETIRQLKQLDSGFTVFAFSGDDSIAAHNSSLESGAVYFIEKDIGDAKLLGLLHRACREVERRTKPISISTHSENRKLIESVQMVGVSESMAEVARLVLKFAPSNDSVLIRGENGTGKEKVARAIHNHSARSGKPFIAVNCSAIPENLIESEFFGHEKGAFTGAARSRKGFFEAASGGTIFLDEIGDMAKHLQSSLLRVLQEKCITPVGSTESRKIDFRLIAATNAPLEAFIAEKLFREDLFFRLNVLPITIKPLRERPEDIAILAQAFLEKTNLETNQNKILLESTVEELKRIPWQGNVRELEHCIRFLVNLSSGDHLDASLLKTRSDLAAGKKKAPDLTTLKFSQMTDEKRIVLKALEESGSIAGAARMLAISRSTVREKMKKYGIELKRSSDEEVEV